One genomic region from Yarrowia lipolytica chromosome 1C, complete sequence encodes:
- a CDS encoding uncharacterized protein (Compare to YALI0C05709g, weakly similar to uniprot|P18544 Saccharomyces cerevisiae YOL140w ARG8 acetylornithine aminotransferase hypothetical), translated as MGLSHLTCLEQQVVATPTYGLRLCVTEPVEPMLLPKADDYPTSIANTDSPIAPLTMSIFQNAVNADLPRAIAGKGSYLTLENPKTGAQYDILDGSSGAAVAAVGHNHPRIVQAMQHCAGLPYIFTHAVGSKQADDLAELILSKSNGAFSRALFLNSGSEANETAMKIATQFFYEQGQTQRCNFISRDFSYHGNTLGSLSLGGFKSRQVPYKEILNSKAFHKVSTCFPYRHQKDGQTEEQYTQMLLDELDAKFQELGPDTVIAFVCETVIGATLGAVPPSKGYISGCRDICHKYGALFLLDEVMCGMGRTGTYHAWEPEFEAGTGGPDIQTVAKVLGGGYVPLAGVLLSPKVFDVFQKGSGIVYGHQTYQDHVFATGVALEIQRLIFDQNLIEECFEMGKYLGMALKRKFADNPYVGDVRGRGLFWDVEFVADKATKEVFPASMNLAGIMHVRCIENGAHFLKGKGTIDSVLGDHMMVSPAYTVTRVEIDRMIDVLANTLAEVLAENGYN; from the coding sequence ATGGGTCTGAGCCACCTGACTTGTCTGGAACAACAGGTGGTTGCAACACCGACATATGGACTGCGTTTGTGTGTCACAGAACCAGTTGAGCCCATGCTGTTGCCAAAAGCTGATGACTACCCCACCTCGATTGCTAACACAGATTCACCTATTGCACCCCTCACCAtgtccatcttccagaacGCCGTGAATGCGGACCTCCCCCGAGCCATCGCTGGCAAAGGCTCCTACCTGACACTGGAAAACCCCAAGACCGGCGCCCAATACGACATCCTCGATGGCTCCTCCGGGGCTGCCGTCGCCGCCGTGGGCCACAACCACCCCCGAATCGTGCAGGCCATGCAGCACTGTGCTGGTCTGCCCTACATCTTCACGCATGCCGTGGGCTCCAAGCAGGCCGACGATCTCGCCGAGCTCATTCTATCCAAGTCCAACGGGGCCTTTTCGCGGGCCCTGTTTCTCAACTCCGGGTCGGAGGCCAACGAGACCGCCATGAAGATTGCCACCCAGTTCTTCTACGAGCAGGGCCAAACCCAGCGATGCAACTTCATCTCCCGTGACTTCTCCTACCACGGCAACACCCTTGGCTCTCTTTCCCTCGGCGGCTTCAAGTCCCGACAGGTGCCCTACAAAgagattctcaactccaaggccTTCCACAAGGTCTCCACATGCTTCCCCTACCGGCACCAGAAGGACGGCCAGACCGAGGAGCAGTACACCCAAatgctgctggacgagctggacgCCAAGTTCCAGGAGCTGGGCCCCGACACGGTCATTGCCTTTGTGTGCGAGACTGTGATTGGCGCCACTCTCGGTGCCGTGCCCCCTTCCAAGGGCTACATTTCCGGCTGCCGAGACATTTGCCACAAGTACGGCGCTCTGTTCCTTCTGGACGAGGTCATGTGTGGCATGGGTCGAACCGGTACCTACCACGCCTGGGAGCCCGAGTTTGAGGCCGGCACTGGCGGCCCCGACATTCAGACCGTGGCAAAGGTACTAGGAGGTGGCTACGTTCCTCTCGCAGGAGTCCTGCTTTCCCCCAAGGTCTTTGACGTTTTCCAGAAGGGCTCGGGCATTGTCTACGGCCACCAGACCTACCAGGACCACGTGTTTGCCACTGGCGTGGCTCTGGAGATCCAGCGGCTTATTTTCGACCAGAATCTCATTGAGGAGTGCTTCGAGATGGGCAAGTATCTGGGCATGGCTCTCAAGCGCAAGTTTGCAGACAACCCTTATGTCGGAGACGTGCGGGGCCGGGGTCTGTTCTGGGACGTTGAGTTTGTGGCGGACAAGGCGACCAAGGAGGTGTTTCCGGCCTCCATGAACCTGGCTGGCATCATGCATGTTCGGTGCATTGAGAACGGCGCCCATTTcctcaagggcaagggcaCCATTGATTCTGTTCTCGGAGACCACATGATGGTGTCTCCCGCGTACACCGTCACCCGGGTGGAGATAGACCGTATGATCGACGTGTTGGCCAACACTCTGGCCGAGGTTCTTGCTGAGAATGGGTACAATTAG
- a CDS encoding uncharacterized protein (Compare to YALI0C05731g, no similarity), translating into MLAHVIHLVLPHLAAKDTKNLSLTSRDLYKTMVALEARHFLASKDICPWSQPFDLSWKQVAEQLIPPEKFKQIPHLDLNLHQHTPFRPSPLSLLSESAQGHFTLVEEEEFIHEELWDTLVPDSALICDAMYQDPTRVRLEQVQTSIFDNNSLDDPFFDLTTGTRAKTPRQTQTSPQSPPNAFSFFAKNRQWTFTLPNPKKNEYRVTAKAYTLTGCAVLVKSKTRWLLVLLEEGKQTTIALPIALTPIPAGVATSGAHIFIWEPLHTATSNLYVVTNGTCHFLASFKGTTAFPAPLLHNQTLHLVHRNSIVTVDVTGNKKIQKTSLNLQGRLLGNVQCLGDRYHHMSYGYKGSIYRVLLNTDTKRYCVVPKRDDDGYLVYCDGEWKRYFFSPKFWAIEPLSPVSM; encoded by the coding sequence ATGTTAGCACATGTTATACACCTGGTCCTGCCGCACCTCGCGGCCAAGGACACCAAGAACCTGTCGCTGACGTCCCGAGACCTCTACAAGACCATGGTGGCTCTGGAAGCGCGCCACTTTCTCGCCAGCAAAGACATCTGTCCCTGGAGCCAGCCGTTCGACTTGTCGTGGAAACAGGTGGCCGAACAACTCATTCCCCCGGAGAAATTCAAGCAGATTCCCCACCTGGACCTCAATCTCCACCAGCACACACCGTTTCGACCCTCCCCTCTTTCGCTCTTGTCGGAATCGGCCCAGGGACACTTCACTCtggttgaagaagaggagttCATTCACGAGGAGCTGTGGGACACTCTGGTTCCCGACTCGGCGCTCATTTGCGACGCCATGTATCAGGACCCGACTCGAGTCCGGTTGGAGCAGGTCCAGACCTCCATTTTCGACAACAACTCCCTCGACGACCCATTTTTCGACCTCACGACCGGCACCCGGGCGAAAACGCCCAGACAGACCCAAACGTCGCCCCAATCGCCCCCCAAtgccttctccttctttgcTAAAAACCGCCAGTGGACCTTCACGCTGCCCAACCCGAAAAAAAACGAGTATCGGGTCACCGCAAAGGCATACACGCTGACGGGGTGTGCGGTTCTGGTCAAGTCGAAGACCAGATGGCTTCTGGTACTTTTGGAGGAGGGCAAACAAACGACAATTGCCCTCCCCATAGCTCTGACCCCGATTCCGGCCGGGGTGGCCACCTCTGGAGCTCACATTTTCATCTGGGAACCGCTCCACACCGCCACCAGCAACCTGTACGTGGTTACCAATGGCACTTGCCACTTTCTGGCCTCCTTTAAGGGGACCACGGCGTTTCCAGCCCCCCTCTTGCACAACCAGACCCTTCATCTAGTCCACAGAAACTCCATTGTCACCGTGGATGTCACTGGCAACAAAAAGATCCAAAAGACAAGCCTCAACCTCCAGGGAAGACTTCTGGGCAACGTCCAGTGTCTGGGCGACAGATACCACCACATGTCCTACGGCTACAAGGGCTCCATCTATCGAGTCTTGCTCAACACCGACACCAAACGGTACTGCGTGGTTCCCAAGCGTGACGACGACGGATACCTTGTCTATTGCGACGGAGAGTGGAAGCGGTACTTTTTCAGTCCAAAATTCTGGGCCATCGAGCCTCTGAGTCCCGTTTCCATGTGA